From Sporosarcina sp. Te-1, the proteins below share one genomic window:
- a CDS encoding ABC transporter permease — translation MTALTLFNLVTRSMRKNIKHYYLYFFALILSVVLYFVFATLQHDSAVIAETNRSMNMSAGFRAAGILLIFIAGIFVIYANAIFLKRRSREIGLYQLIGLTKGAVARLLIIENALLSSGALLVGVGIGILLSRLFLLLLMKLVGFDGFIELHLSVAAVLQTIFVFAAIIVLTSFQMVARVYRSTLLSLFKADKSEEHPKQPKPFLSAFLGCLGIVLIAFGYWYSGHMINALLFFNMLIVLAATISGTYLVFRVSISWLLYKVRARKNGHLGLYNSLSIASIMHRMRGNANSLTIIAVLSAMTLTMVAGACSFYYSTEKDAKQIMPFHYMVLLGEDENRNYQVEQFLKELDSEGIGYTTSTVESLYVTGKFMGDDFPNWLAGSTYFSIVSEEQLREAGLAVPDPGSGQGMVYDASLAWILKSVKTPYEVKLTDDPKELSVTIGQLGDGNVINFPSPGTQIVVPDPIFQETRDMFQDSKAETYTFRTITINDDHDLENAFNISRQDKYTAFSFTYYELYKQNVQNNGLTIFIAGFLGLIFLLTTGSILYFKQMTEAEQEKSNYATLRQLGFTSKEIMRGIVKKQVFVFGLPLLIGLLHSVFAVKSASFMFMSDITVPVTISMTLYVLIYLIFAFLTVGYYRKIVKAAL, via the coding sequence GTGACAGCGTTGACACTCTTTAATCTCGTCACCCGCAGCATGCGGAAAAACATTAAGCATTATTATTTGTATTTTTTTGCACTAATTTTAAGCGTTGTTCTCTATTTTGTGTTCGCTACGCTGCAACATGATTCGGCAGTAATCGCAGAGACCAATCGTTCCATGAACATGTCGGCCGGCTTCCGAGCAGCGGGGATTCTACTGATTTTCATAGCAGGCATCTTTGTCATTTATGCAAATGCCATCTTTTTGAAAAGACGCAGCCGTGAAATCGGTTTATATCAATTGATCGGGCTTACCAAAGGAGCGGTAGCACGACTGTTGATTATTGAAAATGCACTTTTAAGTTCAGGGGCGTTGCTTGTCGGGGTCGGAATCGGCATATTGCTTTCACGGCTGTTTCTGCTGTTGCTTATGAAGCTTGTTGGTTTTGACGGCTTTATTGAATTGCATTTATCCGTTGCCGCCGTCCTACAGACCATTTTCGTATTTGCGGCAATTATCGTGTTGACCTCCTTTCAAATGGTGGCACGGGTATACCGTTCTACCTTGCTCAGCCTTTTTAAAGCGGATAAATCAGAGGAGCATCCGAAACAACCCAAACCGTTCCTCTCGGCGTTTTTAGGCTGTTTAGGAATTGTATTGATCGCTTTTGGTTACTGGTATTCCGGACATATGATCAATGCCTTGCTGTTTTTTAACATGCTTATCGTCTTAGCCGCTACGATTTCTGGAACCTATTTAGTGTTCCGGGTCAGCATTAGTTGGTTGCTCTATAAAGTGCGAGCTCGCAAAAATGGCCATCTTGGACTTTATAACAGTTTGTCTATCGCATCGATTATGCACCGTATGCGGGGAAACGCAAACTCCCTGACGATTATTGCAGTGCTCTCCGCCATGACATTAACAATGGTAGCAGGGGCGTGCTCGTTCTATTACTCGACAGAAAAAGATGCGAAGCAAATCATGCCGTTTCATTATATGGTGTTGCTGGGGGAGGATGAAAATCGAAACTATCAGGTGGAGCAGTTTCTTAAGGAATTGGATTCCGAGGGAATTGGATACACAACATCCACCGTGGAATCGCTCTATGTAACCGGAAAATTTATGGGGGATGATTTTCCAAACTGGTTGGCCGGATCTACCTATTTCTCGATTGTCAGCGAAGAACAGCTTCGAGAGGCAGGATTAGCAGTTCCAGATCCGGGCTCTGGACAAGGGATGGTCTATGATGCTTCACTTGCCTGGATTTTAAAATCAGTGAAGACGCCGTATGAAGTGAAATTAACAGATGATCCGAAAGAGTTATCAGTTACGATTGGACAGCTTGGCGATGGAAATGTCATCAACTTTCCAAGTCCAGGTACTCAAATCGTTGTACCAGACCCTATTTTCCAAGAAACACGCGATATGTTTCAAGATAGCAAAGCAGAAACGTATACATTCCGCACTATAACCATAAACGATGATCATGATCTAGAAAATGCGTTCAATATTTCACGTCAGGATAAATACACTGCTTTCTCTTTCACTTATTATGAGTTGTATAAGCAAAACGTCCAAAATAATGGATTAACCATCTTCATCGCGGGCTTCCTCGGATTGATCTTTCTCTTGACGACAGGCAGCATTTTATATTTTAAACAGATGACGGAAGCTGAGCAGGAAAAGAGCAATTACGCTACACTCCGACAACTGGGATTCACAAGCAAAGAGATCATGCGGGGCATTGTCAAAAAACAGGTTTTTGTTTTCGGCTTGCCATTGCTGATCGGGTTATTACACTCCGTATTTGCAGTGAAATCTGCTTCTTTCATGTTTATGTCGGATATTACCGTACCGGTCACCATCTCAATGACCTTGTATGTTTTGATCTATTTGATTTTCGCCTTCTTAACAGTTGGCTACTATCGTAAAATAGTGAAGGCAGCGCTTTAA
- a CDS encoding sodium:alanine symporter family protein translates to MKALEWLVGPANDFIWTYILIGLLLLIGLYFTVRTKFVQFRLFGEMFRLIFEKKGSDHGVSAFQAFTISAASRVGTGNVTGVALAIGIGGPGAVFWMWIIALIGMATAFVESTLAQVYKVRDGNTFRGGPAYYMEKALGLRKLGIVFAILLTLCFGFIFNAVQSNTISQSFHDVFNLPLWLVGLILVLLTAIIIFGGVQRIVKVTQAIVPIMATFYLLIAIFVLIINITEIPGMIALIFEHAFGIKEMAGAGIGAAMMQGVRRGLFSNEAGMGSVPNAAATANVSHPAKQGLVQSLGVFFDTIIICSATAFIIILAGLYDKGEESGIILTQSSMAVHVGSWAPYFVAVAIMFFAFSSIVGNYYYGETNIEFIKAHKSWMILYRIVVLGFVMFGALAKVDIVWSMADLFMGLMAVLNLLVILLLGKVAFKVLDDFTRQRKQGKDPIFKASTIPNLKGAECWEDKK, encoded by the coding sequence ATGAAAGCGTTGGAATGGCTAGTTGGACCGGCAAATGATTTCATTTGGACATACATATTGATCGGCCTGTTGCTTTTGATCGGTTTGTATTTTACGGTGCGGACAAAGTTTGTCCAATTCCGCCTGTTTGGCGAAATGTTTCGTTTGATTTTTGAAAAGAAGGGTAGCGACCATGGAGTTTCGGCGTTCCAGGCATTTACAATCAGTGCGGCTTCGCGGGTTGGCACGGGGAATGTCACGGGTGTTGCACTTGCCATTGGCATCGGCGGTCCCGGAGCTGTGTTTTGGATGTGGATTATCGCTTTGATCGGCATGGCGACAGCTTTCGTCGAAAGTACATTGGCACAAGTGTATAAAGTGCGTGACGGGAATACATTTCGCGGCGGTCCTGCCTATTATATGGAAAAGGCGCTCGGTTTGCGGAAACTTGGTATTGTCTTTGCCATTCTGTTAACACTCTGTTTTGGTTTCATCTTCAACGCAGTTCAGTCAAATACGATCAGTCAATCATTTCATGACGTGTTCAATCTGCCACTTTGGTTGGTCGGACTTATTCTAGTTCTATTGACCGCCATCATTATTTTCGGCGGAGTACAAAGGATTGTTAAAGTGACGCAAGCGATCGTTCCGATCATGGCGACGTTTTACTTGCTCATTGCCATTTTTGTTTTAATTATTAATATTACTGAAATCCCAGGCATGATCGCCCTTATTTTTGAACATGCCTTCGGAATTAAAGAGATGGCTGGGGCAGGAATCGGTGCTGCGATGATGCAAGGAGTCCGGCGCGGTTTATTCTCCAATGAAGCGGGAATGGGGAGCGTTCCGAATGCGGCAGCGACGGCTAATGTGTCGCATCCGGCAAAACAGGGCCTTGTTCAAAGCTTAGGTGTATTTTTCGACACGATTATCATTTGTTCGGCAACGGCCTTCATCATCATTTTGGCTGGATTGTATGATAAAGGGGAAGAGAGCGGCATCATTTTGACGCAATCGTCGATGGCAGTTCATGTCGGTTCATGGGCTCCGTATTTCGTTGCTGTCGCAATCATGTTCTTCGCATTCAGTTCGATCGTCGGCAATTATTATTATGGTGAAACAAACATCGAATTCATCAAAGCACATAAATCGTGGATGATTCTGTATCGGATCGTTGTCCTTGGCTTTGTGATGTTCGGTGCTTTGGCGAAAGTGGATATCGTCTGGAGCATGGCTGATCTGTTTATGGGCTTGATGGCTGTGTTGAACTTACTTGTCATTCTTTTACTTGGCAAGGTGGCCTTTAAAGTGTTGGATGACTTTACAAGACAACGGAAACAAGGGAAAGACCCGATTTTCAAGGCAAGCACCATACCAAATTTGAAGGGTGCGGAATGTTGGGAAGATAAGAAATGA